From the genome of Pseudomonas yamanorum, one region includes:
- a CDS encoding 3-hydroxybutyrate dehydrogenase, whose amino-acid sequence MTTLNGKTALVTGSTSGIGLGIALSLAKAGANLILNGFGDASAVIAQVQAFGGKVGHHPADVSDPAQIAKMIAYAEREFGGIDILVNNAGIQHVAPVDEFPVERWDSIIAINLSSVFHSTRLSLPGMKAKGWGRIVNIASVHGLVGSVGKAAYVAAKHGVIGLTKVVGLETAQSNVTCNAICPGWVLTPLVQKQIDDRIASGVDPQQAQQDLLAEKQPSLEFVTPPQLGELVLFLCSEAGSQVRGAAWNIDGGWLAQ is encoded by the coding sequence ATGACGACATTGAACGGCAAGACCGCCCTGGTCACCGGCTCCACCAGCGGCATCGGCCTGGGCATCGCCCTGAGCCTGGCCAAGGCCGGCGCCAACCTGATCCTCAACGGCTTCGGCGACGCCAGCGCGGTGATCGCCCAGGTGCAGGCCTTCGGTGGCAAGGTGGGGCATCACCCGGCCGACGTCAGCGACCCGGCGCAGATCGCCAAGATGATCGCCTACGCCGAGCGCGAGTTTGGCGGCATCGACATTCTGGTGAACAACGCCGGGATCCAGCATGTGGCGCCGGTGGACGAGTTCCCGGTGGAGCGCTGGGATTCGATCATTGCGATCAACCTGTCGTCGGTGTTCCACAGCACGCGGTTGAGCCTGCCGGGGATGAAGGCCAAGGGCTGGGGGCGGATCGTCAATATCGCCTCGGTGCATGGGCTGGTGGGTTCGGTGGGTAAGGCGGCTTACGTCGCTGCCAAGCACGGGGTGATCGGGTTGACCAAGGTGGTGGGCCTGGAAACCGCCCAGAGTAATGTCACTTGTAATGCCATCTGCCCGGGCTGGGTGTTGACGCCGCTGGTGCAGAAGCAGATTGATGATCGCATTGCCAGCGGGGTTGATCCGCAGCAGGCGCAGCAGGATTTGCTGGCGGAGAAGCAGCCGTCCCTGGAGTTCGTGACGCCGCCGCAATTGGGTGAGCTGGTGCTGTTCCTGTGCAGTGAAGCCGGCAGCCAGGTGCGGGGCGCGGCGTGGAATATCGACGGCGGCTGGCTGGCCCAGTAA
- a CDS encoding acetoacetate--CoA ligase: MSEILWQPSPERIHNTRMDQFRRFINERHALQISDYPALHQWSIDQRPDFWQSIVEFFEVQFRTPPNAVLIEGAEMPSAQWFPGATLNFAEHLLRRRDDHPAVVAISEDGQREQLTYAELARHVAGLQRSLRAAGVGVGDRVAACMPNTWQTLVGMLATTSLGAIWSCSSPDFGTQGVIDRFGQIEPKVLITCAGYRYAGKVIDQSSKLNEILERLPSLQQLIIVPYARPQARPEDYQTRANVALWDDFYSPGGEPDFVAVPFDHPLYILYSSGTTGVPKCIIHGTGGVLLTHLKEHGLHADLSRDDCLFYYTTCGWMMWNWLVSVLAIGATAVLYDGSPFHPGPERLMDLIDQEKISVFGTSPKFLATLEKAGLQPRLSHDLGSLKGLISTGSPLSPQSYDYVYREIKPELCLSSMSGGTDIVSCFVIGNPVLPVRRGEMQCKSLAMAIEVWDDKGRPLIGEKGELVCTRHFPAMPIGLWNDPHQEKLRASYFGQFPGVWAQGDYAEQRPNGSLLIHGRSDAVLNPGGVRIGTAEIYRQVEKVPQVLESLAIGQRWQDDVRVVLFVRLSDGVELDDALEQQIRQVIRANTTPRHVPAKILAVTDIPRTISGKIVELAVRNVVHGEAVKNTDALANPEALEQFRDRPELAER; encoded by the coding sequence ATGTCCGAAATACTCTGGCAACCCTCCCCCGAACGCATCCACAACACCCGGATGGACCAGTTCCGGCGCTTCATCAATGAACGCCATGCCTTGCAAATCAGCGACTACCCGGCCCTGCACCAATGGAGCATCGACCAGCGCCCGGACTTCTGGCAGTCCATTGTCGAGTTCTTCGAGGTGCAGTTCCGCACGCCACCCAACGCGGTACTGATCGAAGGCGCCGAGATGCCCAGCGCCCAGTGGTTTCCCGGCGCTACCCTGAACTTTGCCGAACACCTGCTGCGCCGCCGCGACGATCATCCTGCGGTGGTCGCCATCAGCGAAGACGGCCAGCGCGAACAACTGACCTATGCCGAACTGGCCCGCCACGTCGCTGGACTGCAACGTAGCCTGCGGGCGGCCGGTGTGGGCGTGGGGGACCGGGTCGCCGCGTGCATGCCCAATACCTGGCAAACCCTGGTGGGCATGCTCGCCACCACCAGCCTCGGCGCGATCTGGTCGTGCTCCTCGCCCGACTTCGGCACCCAAGGAGTGATCGACCGCTTCGGCCAGATCGAACCCAAGGTACTGATCACCTGCGCCGGTTACCGGTATGCCGGCAAGGTCATCGACCAAAGCAGCAAGCTCAATGAAATCCTCGAACGGCTGCCGTCCCTGCAACAGCTGATCATCGTGCCGTATGCCCGCCCGCAGGCGCGTCCCGAGGATTATCAGACTCGGGCCAACGTCGCGCTCTGGGACGACTTCTACAGCCCCGGCGGCGAACCCGATTTCGTCGCCGTGCCCTTCGATCATCCGCTGTACATCCTCTATTCCAGCGGCACCACCGGCGTGCCCAAGTGCATCATCCACGGCACGGGCGGCGTACTGCTCACGCACCTCAAGGAACACGGCCTGCACGCCGACCTGTCGCGGGATGACTGCCTGTTCTACTACACCACCTGCGGCTGGATGATGTGGAACTGGCTGGTGTCGGTGCTGGCCATCGGCGCCACGGCGGTGCTGTATGACGGCTCACCGTTTCACCCGGGGCCGGAACGCCTGATGGACCTGATCGACCAGGAAAAAATCAGCGTGTTCGGCACCAGCCCGAAGTTCCTCGCCACCCTGGAAAAGGCCGGGCTGCAACCGCGGCTGAGTCACGACCTGGGCAGTCTCAAGGGTTTGATCTCCACCGGCTCGCCGCTGTCGCCCCAGAGCTACGACTACGTGTACCGCGAGATCAAGCCGGAGCTGTGCCTGTCGTCGATGTCCGGCGGTACCGACATCGTCTCCTGCTTTGTGATCGGCAACCCGGTGCTGCCGGTGCGGCGTGGCGAGATGCAGTGCAAGAGCCTGGCAATGGCCATCGAAGTCTGGGACGACAAAGGTCGCCCGCTGATAGGCGAAAAAGGCGAACTGGTGTGCACCCGGCACTTCCCGGCGATGCCTATCGGCTTGTGGAATGACCCGCACCAGGAAAAACTGCGGGCCTCGTATTTCGGCCAGTTTCCCGGCGTGTGGGCCCAGGGCGACTACGCCGAACAACGGCCCAATGGCAGCCTGCTGATCCATGGCCGCTCGGACGCCGTACTCAACCCCGGCGGCGTACGCATCGGCACCGCAGAGATTTATCGCCAGGTGGAAAAAGTGCCGCAGGTCCTGGAAAGCCTGGCCATCGGCCAACGCTGGCAGGATGACGTACGGGTGGTGCTGTTTGTGCGGCTCAGCGACGGCGTGGAGCTGGATGACGCCTTGGAGCAGCAGATCCGCCAAGTGATCCGCGCCAACACCACGCCGCGCCACGTGCCGGCGAAGATCCTCGCGGTGACGGATATCCCGCGCACCATCAGCGGCAAGATCGTCGAACTGGCGGTGCGCAACGTGGTGCATGGCGAGGCGGTGAAGAACACCGACGCCCTGGCCAACCCCGAGGCACTGGAGCAATTTCGTGATCGCCCGGAGCTGGCAGAAAGATGA
- a CDS encoding GntP family permease, with the protein MSVIIALAALALLMLAAYRGYSVILFAPIAALGAVLLTDPSAVAPAFTGVFMEKMVGFLKLYFPVFLLGAVFGKLIEISGFSRSIVAAAIRLLGTRQAMLVIVLVCALLTYGGVSLFVVVFAVYPFAAEMFRQSNIPKRLLPATIALGAFSFTMDALPGTPQIQNIIPSTFFNTTAWAAPWLGLIGTIFVFCVGMLYLARQRNKAQRAGEGYGTNLRNEPETAEDIKLPNPWIALSPLLLVGIMNLLFTHWIPLWYGKTHTLSLPGMSVPVQTEVAKLTAIWAVQAALLVGIIVVLVFGFSAIRSKLAEGSKSAVSGALLAAMNTASEYGFGAVIASLPGFLVLADWLKGIPNPLVNEAITVTLLAGITGSASGGMSIALAAMSESFISAAHAANIPLEVLHRVAAMASGGMDTLPHNGAVITLLAVTGLTHREAYKDIFGITIIKTLAVFVVIGTFYATGIV; encoded by the coding sequence ATGAGTGTGATCATTGCCCTCGCAGCCCTGGCGCTGCTGATGCTGGCCGCCTACCGTGGCTACAGCGTCATCCTGTTTGCCCCCATCGCCGCCCTCGGCGCTGTGCTGCTCACCGACCCTTCCGCCGTCGCCCCCGCCTTCACCGGCGTGTTCATGGAGAAAATGGTCGGCTTCCTCAAGCTGTACTTCCCGGTGTTCCTGCTCGGCGCGGTGTTCGGCAAGCTGATTGAAATCTCCGGCTTCTCGCGCTCCATCGTCGCCGCCGCGATCCGCTTGCTCGGCACCCGCCAGGCGATGCTGGTGATCGTGCTGGTGTGCGCCCTGCTGACCTACGGCGGCGTGTCGCTGTTTGTGGTGGTGTTCGCGGTGTACCCGTTTGCCGCCGAGATGTTCCGCCAGAGCAATATCCCCAAGCGCCTGCTGCCGGCGACCATCGCCCTCGGTGCGTTCTCGTTCACCATGGACGCCCTGCCCGGCACGCCGCAGATCCAGAACATCATCCCCAGTACCTTCTTCAACACCACCGCCTGGGCTGCGCCGTGGCTGGGGCTGATCGGCACTATCTTCGTGTTCTGCGTCGGCATGCTGTACCTCGCCCGCCAGCGCAACAAGGCTCAGCGTGCCGGTGAAGGCTATGGCACCAACCTGCGCAACGAGCCGGAGACCGCCGAAGACATCAAGCTGCCCAACCCGTGGATCGCCCTGTCGCCGCTGCTGCTGGTGGGCATCATGAACCTGCTGTTCACCCACTGGATTCCGCTGTGGTACGGCAAGACCCACACCCTCAGCCTGCCGGGCATGAGCGTGCCGGTGCAGACCGAAGTCGCCAAGCTTACGGCGATCTGGGCAGTGCAGGCGGCGTTGCTGGTGGGGATTATCGTGGTGCTGGTATTCGGCTTCTCGGCGATTCGCAGCAAGCTCGCCGAGGGCAGCAAGAGCGCGGTCAGCGGTGCATTGCTGGCGGCGATGAACACCGCTTCGGAATACGGTTTTGGTGCGGTGATCGCCTCGCTGCCGGGCTTCCTGGTGCTGGCGGACTGGCTCAAGGGCATTCCCAACCCATTGGTCAACGAAGCGATTACCGTGACCCTGCTGGCCGGTATCACCGGTTCCGCCTCGGGCGGCATGAGCATTGCGCTGGCGGCCATGTCGGAGAGCTTTATTTCAGCAGCCCATGCGGCCAATATCCCTCTTGAAGTACTGCACCGGGTCGCGGCCATGGCCAGCGGCGGCATGGACACCCTGCCCCACAACGGCGCCGTGATCACGTTGCTGGCGGTCACCGGGCTGACCCACCGCGAAGCCTATAAAGATATTTTCGGCATCACGATCATCAAGACCCTCGCGGTGTTCGTGGTGATTGGTACTTTCTACGCCACCGGCATTGTGTGA
- a CDS encoding ABC transporter permease — MIKLSPVARRRFERFKKNRRGWWSLWLFIGLFILTLGGELIANDKPLVLSYQNELYFPVFKRYTEQEFGGQLPFQADYRSEYVQNLIKKDGGWMLFPPIPFSDDTPNYELTRPAPSPPSSVNWLGTDDQSRDVLARVIFGARVSILFALALTAISAAIGIAAGALQGYYGGWVDLLGQRILEVWSGLPVLYLLIILSGFVEPNFWWLLGIMALFSWLALVDVVRAEFLRGRNLEYVKAARALGLGDGKIIRRHILPNAMTATLSYLPFILTGAISTLSALDFLGFGMPAGSASLGELIAQGKQNLQAPWLGLTAFFTLALILSLLVFIGEALRDAFDPRS; from the coding sequence ATGATCAAGCTCTCTCCCGTGGCCCGCCGGCGCTTTGAACGCTTCAAGAAAAACCGTCGCGGCTGGTGGTCGCTGTGGCTGTTTATCGGCCTGTTTATCCTGACCCTCGGCGGCGAGTTGATCGCCAATGACAAACCCTTGGTGCTCAGCTACCAGAACGAACTGTATTTCCCGGTATTCAAGCGCTACACCGAGCAGGAGTTCGGCGGGCAACTGCCGTTCCAGGCGGACTACCGCAGTGAATACGTGCAGAACCTGATCAAGAAGGACGGCGGCTGGATGCTGTTCCCGCCGATCCCGTTCAGCGACGACACCCCCAACTACGAACTGACCCGCCCTGCCCCCAGCCCGCCATCGAGCGTGAACTGGCTGGGCACCGACGACCAATCCCGCGACGTACTGGCGCGGGTGATCTTCGGTGCACGGGTATCGATCCTGTTTGCCCTGGCCCTCACCGCCATCAGCGCCGCCATCGGCATCGCCGCCGGGGCGTTGCAGGGTTACTACGGCGGCTGGGTCGACTTGCTCGGGCAACGAATATTGGAAGTGTGGTCCGGCCTGCCGGTGCTGTATTTGCTGATCATCCTGTCGGGGTTTGTCGAGCCGAATTTCTGGTGGTTGCTGGGGATCATGGCGCTGTTTTCGTGGCTGGCCCTGGTGGACGTGGTGCGCGCCGAGTTCCTGCGGGGGCGCAACCTGGAGTACGTCAAGGCTGCGCGGGCGCTGGGGCTGGGGGACGGCAAGATCATCCGCCGGCATATCCTGCCGAACGCAATGACCGCCACCCTCAGCTACTTGCCGTTCATTTTGACCGGGGCGATTTCTACCTTGAGCGCCCTGGATTTCCTCGGCTTCGGCATGCCCGCCGGCAGCGCGTCACTGGGCGAGCTGATCGCCCAGGGCAAGCAGAACCTGCAAGCGCCATGGCTGGGGCTGACTGCATTTTTCACCCTGGCGCTGATTCTGTCGTTGCTGGTGTTTATCGGCGAGGCGTTGCGTGACGCCTTCGACCCACGCTCATGA
- a CDS encoding microcin C ABC transporter permease YejB, with the protein MLAYIVRRLLLIIPTLVIILLVNFVIVQAAPGGPVEQAIAHLQGIGGGGVGGSSAESLSSGSRASRGLDPKLIKDIEKQYGFDKPAPERLWLMLKSYAQLDFGNSFFRGKSVTDLILEKMPVTISLGLWATLITYLVSIPLGIRKAVRHGSSFDVWSSTAIVIGYAMPAFLFAMFLIVVFAGGTSLNWFPVRGLVSENFDQLSTVGKIADYFWHLVLPVSALVIGGFATLTILTKNSFLNEITRQYVVTARAKGLSERRVLYGHVFRNAMLLVISGIPQAFIAVFFAGSLLIEVIFSLDGLGRMSYEAAVSRDYPVVFGSLFIFTLFGLLIKLIGDLCYTLVDPRIDFAARNA; encoded by the coding sequence ATGCTTGCCTATATCGTGCGGCGCTTGCTGCTGATCATTCCCACCCTGGTGATTATCCTGCTGGTGAACTTCGTTATCGTGCAGGCCGCGCCCGGCGGGCCGGTGGAACAGGCCATTGCCCACCTGCAAGGCATCGGTGGCGGTGGCGTCGGCGGCTCGTCTGCCGAAAGCCTCAGCAGCGGCTCACGGGCCAGCCGTGGCCTGGACCCGAAACTGATCAAGGACATCGAAAAACAATACGGCTTCGACAAGCCCGCGCCGGAACGCCTGTGGCTGATGCTCAAGAGCTACGCCCAACTGGATTTCGGCAACAGTTTCTTCCGCGGCAAAAGCGTGACCGACCTGATCCTGGAAAAGATGCCGGTGACCATTTCCCTCGGCCTGTGGGCCACCTTGATCACCTACCTGGTGTCGATCCCGCTGGGGATTCGCAAGGCGGTGCGCCATGGCAGCAGTTTCGATGTGTGGAGCAGCACCGCGATCGTGATTGGGTATGCGATGCCGGCGTTTCTGTTTGCGATGTTCCTGATCGTGGTCTTCGCCGGCGGCACTTCGCTGAACTGGTTCCCGGTGCGCGGACTGGTCTCGGAAAACTTCGACCAGTTGAGCACCGTCGGCAAGATCGCCGATTACTTCTGGCACCTGGTACTGCCGGTCAGCGCCCTGGTGATCGGCGGTTTCGCCACCTTGACCATCCTCACCAAAAACTCGTTCCTCAATGAAATCACCCGCCAGTACGTGGTCACCGCCCGAGCCAAAGGCTTGAGTGAACGCCGGGTGCTTTACGGGCATGTGTTCCGCAATGCCATGCTGTTGGTGATTTCGGGGATTCCCCAGGCGTTTATCGCGGTGTTCTTTGCCGGTTCGCTGCTGATCGAGGTGATTTTCTCCCTCGATGGCCTGGGCCGCATGAGCTACGAAGCGGCGGTTTCACGGGACTATCCGGTGGTGTTCGGCTCGTTGTTTATCTTCACGCTGTTTGGCCTTTTGATAAAACTCATCGGTGACCTTTGCTACACCCTGGTGGACCCGCGTATCGACTTCGCCGCGAGGAACGCCTGA
- a CDS encoding sigma-54 interaction domain-containing protein has product MNTSGSLKDYQYVRGLAIQSLFEIIEQSSEGTVIVDGDANIVWMNERYAKRFGLKSADEAIGQPCEQVISNSLLRQVVRNDQPILLDIQDTPKGPLVVMRLPIHDDAGKVIGAIGFALFDELRNLSPLIERYLSMQQELASTRSLLRSRQSKYNFAHFIGTSAASLEVKRRARRSASADSPVLLLGETGTGKELLAQAIHGASPRAHKAFVSINSAAIPHDLLEAEFFGTAPGAFTGADRKGRPGKLQIAQGGTLFLDEIGDMPLPLQSKLLRVLQEKEFEPVGSNEMIHSDVRVIAATSMDLEAAIKRGEFRADLYYRLNVLPIQVPPLRARLDDLPALSEAILEELRSQHELDREALALLAQHAWPGNIRELRNVLERAALLSDDLVLDAREIRAAIGTFSPVEHSSVETVEGESFSAARERFDRQVIGAALKACEGNVVEAAKRLGLGRSTLYKKMVALGIA; this is encoded by the coding sequence ATGAACACCAGCGGCAGCCTCAAGGATTACCAATACGTTCGTGGCCTGGCGATCCAGTCGTTGTTCGAGATCATCGAGCAGTCCAGCGAAGGCACGGTGATTGTCGACGGTGACGCCAACATCGTCTGGATGAACGAGCGTTACGCCAAGCGCTTCGGCCTGAAAAGCGCCGACGAGGCCATCGGCCAGCCGTGCGAGCAGGTGATTTCCAACAGCCTGCTGCGCCAGGTGGTACGTAACGACCAGCCGATATTGCTGGATATCCAGGACACGCCCAAAGGCCCGCTGGTGGTGATGCGCCTGCCGATCCATGACGACGCCGGCAAGGTGATCGGCGCCATCGGGTTTGCGTTGTTTGATGAGCTGCGCAACCTGTCGCCGCTGATCGAGCGCTACCTGAGCATGCAGCAGGAACTGGCGTCCACCCGGTCGTTGCTGAGGTCACGGCAAAGCAAGTACAACTTCGCGCACTTTATCGGCACCAGCGCGGCCAGCCTGGAAGTCAAACGCCGGGCGCGGCGCAGTGCCAGCGCGGACTCGCCGGTGTTGTTGCTGGGGGAAACCGGGACCGGCAAGGAGCTTCTGGCCCAGGCAATTCACGGTGCATCGCCTCGGGCGCACAAAGCCTTTGTGAGCATCAACAGCGCAGCGATTCCCCATGATTTGCTGGAAGCCGAATTCTTTGGCACGGCACCGGGCGCATTTACCGGCGCCGACCGCAAGGGCCGTCCCGGCAAATTGCAGATTGCCCAGGGCGGCACGCTGTTTCTCGATGAGATCGGCGACATGCCCCTGCCGCTGCAAAGCAAGCTACTGCGGGTGTTGCAGGAGAAAGAGTTCGAGCCCGTGGGCTCCAACGAGATGATCCACAGTGATGTGCGGGTGATTGCCGCCACGTCGATGGACCTGGAAGCGGCGATCAAGCGCGGGGAATTTCGGGCGGACCTGTATTACCGCCTGAATGTGCTGCCGATCCAGGTACCGCCGTTGCGCGCACGGCTGGATGATTTGCCGGCATTGAGTGAGGCGATCCTGGAGGAGTTGCGCAGCCAGCATGAACTGGACCGCGAGGCCTTGGCGTTGTTGGCGCAGCATGCGTGGCCGGGGAATATCCGCGAGCTGCGCAATGTGCTGGAGCGGGCGGCGTTGTTGAGTGATGACCTGGTGCTGGATGCCCGTGAAATCCGCGCGGCAATTGGTACGTTCAGTCCGGTGGAGCACAGTTCGGTAGAGACCGTTGAGGGCGAGAGTTTCAGTGCGGCCAGGGAACGGTTTGATCGGCAGGTGATTGGGGCGGCGTTGAAGGCGTGTGAAGGGAATGTGGTGGAGGCGGCGAAGCGGCTGGGGCTTGGCCGGTCGACCTTGTACAAGAAAATGGTCGCGCTGGGCATCGCCTAG
- a CDS encoding ABC transporter ATP-binding protein produces the protein MTENLIEIRDLSVAFNGQTVVRNLCLDVRPGECLALVGESGSGKSVTAHSILQLLPEAGTETTGSVRYRGQELLGASPATLQKLRGNRIAMIFQEPMTSLNPLHSIEKQIGETLLLHKGLGGKQAQARILELLELVGIQKPQERLKAYPHQLSGGQRQRVMIAMALACEPELLIADEPTTALDVTVQRKILLLLKSLQQRLGMSLLLISHDLNLVRSIAQRVCVMKAGEIVEQADCETLFCAPKHPYSRLLLDAEPAGIVLNHEARETVLQVDDLSVQFPLGGRLFRRKQYLQAVDGISLTVQRGKTLGIVGESGSGKSTLGQAILRLLDSSGTIRFQGEALEGLTQKQMQPWRKQMQVVFQDPFGSLSPRMSVAQIISEGLEVHAPCSLKDREAQVIRVLEDVGLDPASRHRYPHEFSGGQRQRIAIARALVLKPALILLDEPTSALDRTVQKQVVALLLELQEKYGLTYLFISHDLAVVRALAHDMIVIKDGKVVERGPSDEVFAAPQHPYTQELLAAAHP, from the coding sequence ATGACTGAAAACCTGATCGAGATTCGCGATCTGAGCGTCGCCTTCAACGGCCAGACCGTGGTGCGCAACCTGTGCCTGGACGTGCGCCCCGGCGAGTGCCTGGCGCTGGTGGGCGAGTCGGGGTCGGGCAAGTCGGTGACCGCCCACTCGATCCTGCAACTGCTGCCCGAGGCCGGCACCGAAACCACCGGCTCGGTGCGTTATCGCGGCCAGGAACTGCTCGGTGCTTCGCCCGCCACCCTGCAAAAACTGCGGGGCAACCGGATTGCGATGATCTTCCAGGAGCCGATGACTTCCCTGAATCCGCTGCACAGCATCGAGAAGCAAATCGGCGAAACCCTGCTGTTGCACAAGGGCCTGGGCGGCAAGCAAGCCCAGGCGCGGATCCTTGAGTTGCTGGAACTGGTGGGCATCCAGAAGCCCCAGGAACGCCTCAAGGCCTACCCCCATCAACTCTCCGGCGGCCAGCGCCAGCGGGTGATGATCGCCATGGCCCTGGCCTGCGAGCCGGAATTGTTGATCGCCGACGAACCGACCACCGCGCTGGATGTGACGGTGCAACGCAAGATCCTGCTGCTGCTCAAGTCCCTGCAACAACGCCTGGGCATGTCGTTGCTGCTGATCAGCCACGACCTCAACCTGGTGCGCAGCATTGCCCAGCGGGTGTGCGTGATGAAGGCCGGGGAGATTGTCGAGCAGGCAGATTGCGAAACCCTGTTCTGCGCCCCCAAACACCCTTACAGCCGCCTGCTGCTGGATGCTGAACCGGCAGGCATCGTCTTGAATCACGAGGCGCGGGAGACGGTGTTGCAGGTGGATGACCTGAGCGTGCAGTTCCCGCTGGGCGGCAGACTGTTCCGGCGCAAGCAGTACCTGCAAGCGGTGGACGGCATCAGCCTGACGGTGCAGCGCGGCAAGACCTTGGGGATTGTCGGCGAGTCCGGCTCGGGCAAATCCACACTGGGCCAAGCGATTCTGCGGCTGCTGGATTCCAGCGGCACGATTCGCTTCCAGGGCGAGGCTCTCGAAGGCCTGACGCAAAAGCAGATGCAGCCGTGGCGCAAGCAGATGCAGGTGGTGTTCCAGGACCCGTTCGGTAGCCTCAGCCCGCGGATGTCGGTGGCGCAGATCATCAGCGAAGGCCTCGAAGTGCATGCCCCGTGCAGCCTCAAGGACCGCGAAGCCCAAGTGATCCGCGTGCTGGAAGATGTCGGCCTGGACCCCGCCAGCCGCCATCGCTACCCCCACGAATTCTCCGGCGGCCAGCGCCAACGCATCGCCATCGCCCGGGCTTTGGTACTCAAACCGGCGTTGATTCTGCTGGACGAACCCACCTCGGCGCTGGACCGTACCGTGCAGAAACAAGTGGTCGCCCTGCTGCTTGAGCTGCAGGAAAAATACGGCCTGACTTACCTGTTTATCAGTCACGACCTGGCAGTGGTGCGGGCCCTGGCCCACGACATGATCGTGATCAAGGACGGCAAGGTGGTGGAGCGCGGGCCGAGCGACGAAGTGTTTGCCGCGCCTCAACACCCCTACACCCAGGAACTCCTCGCGGCGGCGCATCCATGA